In uncultured Cohaesibacter sp., a genomic segment contains:
- a CDS encoding FliM/FliN family flagellar motor switch protein, whose translation MAQPHHLSPITDRLLDAAGNSIERLPMLPIIFDRMARVFADTMRQRAASPVFVSVSYIGNDRIGDILDENEANALAAVVYTPEWDTRLLIGFDRDFIFSMMEVLFGADGTEPPIDDERAFSNIETRVARSLFMDAIKALEDALQSISDITLKFERIETRMDFAVIGRRNNSAVVGRLLLQAIGRGGEMFVVVPHSALTPLRQNLAQVVNGEGNNRDKAWTQQFQAEIQRTHIELDAVLEEQQMSLDRLADLKVGDIIQLQATPRSKVTLKSNNQPLFTCTMGQSDGSYCLQVEDQIHHKEDILDDILSR comes from the coding sequence ATGGCACAGCCACATCATCTCTCGCCAATTACCGACAGACTGCTGGATGCAGCAGGAAACTCAATTGAACGTCTGCCGATGCTCCCGATCATTTTTGATCGAATGGCCCGGGTATTTGCAGACACAATGCGTCAGCGGGCGGCGTCTCCGGTTTTTGTCTCCGTGAGCTATATCGGCAATGATCGGATCGGGGACATTCTGGACGAAAATGAGGCCAATGCACTGGCCGCCGTCGTTTATACGCCGGAATGGGACACTCGCCTGCTGATCGGCTTCGACCGCGATTTCATCTTTTCCATGATGGAAGTGCTGTTCGGAGCAGATGGAACCGAACCGCCGATCGATGATGAACGCGCCTTTTCCAATATCGAAACGCGCGTCGCCCGCTCCCTGTTCATGGATGCCATCAAGGCGCTGGAAGATGCCTTGCAGTCGATTTCGGACATCACGCTGAAATTCGAGCGCATCGAAACCCGGATGGACTTTGCCGTCATCGGTCGCCGCAACAATTCCGCAGTCGTTGGCCGCCTGCTGCTGCAGGCGATCGGGCGGGGGGGCGAAATGTTTGTCGTGGTGCCGCACTCGGCTCTCACACCGCTGCGACAGAATCTGGCGCAGGTGGTCAATGGCGAAGGCAACAACCGCGACAAGGCCTGGACACAGCAGTTCCAGGCGGAAATCCAGCGCACCCATATCGAGCTGGACGCGGTTCTGGAAGAGCAGCAGATGAGTCTGGACAGGCTCGCCGATCTCAAGGTCGGTGACATCATCCAGCTTCAGGCGACCCCGCGTTCGAAAGTCACGCTGAAAAGTAACAATCAGCCTCTCTTCACCTGCACCATGGGCCAGTCTGATGGCTCCTACTGCCTGCAGGTTGAAGATCAGATCCACCATAAAGAGGACATTCTCGATGATATCTTATCTCGCTGA
- the fliN gene encoding flagellar motor switch protein FliN, producing the protein MNPDDIEFQKIELDEPVTPPPAAKEKEEATPTLADFSKTAEGATTFGNTIKSDRNLDNILNIPVDIQVVLGSASMLVSNLLKLGRGAVIPLDHRVGEPVEVVVNGRVVARGEVVVVEDDNSRFGVSLTEIVGSGNLTKQESIN; encoded by the coding sequence ATGAATCCTGATGATATCGAATTTCAGAAAATCGAGCTTGATGAACCGGTTACGCCACCTCCCGCCGCCAAGGAGAAGGAAGAGGCAACCCCGACACTGGCCGATTTTTCCAAAACGGCAGAGGGTGCGACCACCTTTGGCAACACCATCAAGTCCGATCGCAATCTCGACAATATCCTGAATATTCCCGTCGATATTCAGGTGGTTCTGGGCTCCGCCTCGATGCTGGTCTCAAATCTGCTCAAGCTCGGGCGCGGGGCGGTCATTCCCCTTGATCACCGTGTCGGAGAGCCGGTTGAAGTGGTGGTCAATGGTCGCGTCGTGGCGCGCGGTGAGGTCGTCGTTGTGGAAGATGACAATTCCCGCTTCGGTGTTTCGCTGACGGAAATTGTTGGCTCGGGCAACCTGACCAAGCAGGAATCCATCAATTGA
- a CDS encoding flagellar motor switch protein FliG produces MGQTNAARVLSHFDSDEIRLITRVAAQLGSVNAREMESIIEEFVQQFGDGASLYGSVNEVQKLLTGVLPEEEVSDIIADVAGSSNWSIWDRIANISETAVANYLKKEHPQTAAFILSRSKPAAAAKVMNQLPPEMRNQLMRRMLTIKPIVPEAARDIEKVLHEDFLLNFSGNMQADTFSRMADILNKMERDQMEAALNSLEERQPKAVEALKGLLFTFDDIINLTPRARMAIFDQINTESIVMALKGTEQGLRQSILSTLASRTRRIIEHELASSQPAAERDVFAARREITDLALEMAGRGEIDLNPKQEGGAFLQ; encoded by the coding sequence ATGGGTCAAACCAACGCCGCTCGGGTGCTTTCCCACTTTGATAGCGACGAGATCCGGCTGATCACCCGCGTTGCGGCCCAGCTTGGCAGTGTCAACGCCAGAGAGATGGAATCCATCATCGAGGAATTTGTGCAGCAGTTCGGCGATGGCGCCAGCCTTTATGGCTCGGTCAACGAAGTGCAGAAATTGCTGACCGGTGTCCTGCCTGAAGAAGAGGTCTCCGACATCATCGCCGATGTGGCCGGCTCCTCCAACTGGTCCATCTGGGACAGGATCGCCAATATTTCCGAAACGGCTGTCGCCAACTATCTCAAGAAGGAGCATCCCCAGACGGCGGCCTTCATTCTCTCGCGCAGCAAACCGGCTGCGGCAGCCAAGGTCATGAACCAGCTGCCGCCGGAAATGCGCAACCAGTTGATGCGGCGCATGCTGACAATCAAGCCTATCGTGCCCGAAGCGGCGCGGGATATCGAAAAGGTGCTGCATGAGGACTTCCTGCTCAATTTCTCGGGCAATATGCAGGCCGACACATTCTCGCGCATGGCGGACATCCTCAACAAGATGGAGCGCGACCAGATGGAAGCAGCGCTCAATTCGCTCGAGGAGCGGCAGCCAAAGGCCGTCGAGGCCCTCAAGGGACTGTTGTTCACCTTCGACGACATCATCAATCTCACGCCGCGGGCCCGGATGGCGATCTTCGATCAGATCAACACCGAATCCATCGTCATGGCCCTCAAGGGAACGGAACAGGGCTTGCGCCAGTCCATCCTTTCCACTCTGGCCAGCCGCACCCGGCGCATCATCGAGCACGAGCTGGCCAGCAGCCAGCCTGCCGCCGAGCGGGATGTCTTTGCTGCCAGACGCGAGATCACCGATCTCGCTCTCGAAATGGCAGGCCGTGGCGAGATCGATCTCAATCCGAAACAGGAAGGCGGGGCCTTCCTTCAGTAG
- the flhB gene encoding flagellar biosynthesis protein FlhB produces the protein MSDESKDSKTEEPTEKKIRDAIEKGNLPLSKEVNAFATFLGILVILAFALETQVASLSRTMSRILDGTGEIRLENEAQFVQLGSAVGMEVAKFLLAPITILFLFGLAATWFQHPPQISFERLRPDLSKLSPAKGFSRMFGAQGWVEFLKALAKLTMLAVVLAILISSQRQVLVNSMFTDPTLLPEELLSLTIRLVSGICVATISLVLLDVLWVRGKWRRDLRMSPKEVKDEIKQSEGDPLVKGRMRSLARDRARNRMIASVPQATVVIANPTHFSVALRYEHSVDKAPVVVAKGQDLIALKIRQIAEENGIPVIENVPLARSLFAESEVDLPIPPQFFRVVAEILYYVYSADGSNYKTASG, from the coding sequence ATGTCTGACGAGAGCAAAGACAGCAAGACAGAAGAACCGACAGAAAAGAAGATAAGAGACGCGATCGAGAAGGGGAATCTTCCCCTTTCCAAAGAGGTAAACGCCTTCGCGACCTTTCTCGGAATTCTGGTCATTCTGGCATTTGCCTTGGAAACCCAAGTGGCATCCTTATCGAGGACCATGTCACGCATACTTGATGGAACAGGAGAGATTCGTCTTGAAAACGAAGCGCAATTTGTCCAGCTGGGCTCGGCTGTCGGAATGGAAGTGGCCAAGTTCCTGCTTGCGCCCATCACCATCCTGTTTCTGTTCGGACTGGCCGCGACATGGTTTCAGCATCCGCCGCAAATCTCCTTTGAACGGCTACGCCCCGATCTCTCCAAATTGTCGCCGGCCAAGGGCTTCTCGCGCATGTTCGGCGCGCAGGGCTGGGTCGAATTTCTCAAGGCGCTCGCAAAACTCACGATGCTCGCCGTTGTGCTTGCCATTCTCATTTCAAGTCAACGACAGGTTCTGGTGAATAGCATGTTTACGGATCCGACCTTGCTGCCAGAGGAACTCCTCTCTCTCACAATCCGGCTTGTCTCCGGCATTTGTGTTGCAACAATCTCGCTGGTTCTACTTGATGTTCTCTGGGTCAGGGGTAAATGGCGCAGGGACTTGCGCATGAGCCCGAAAGAAGTGAAGGATGAAATCAAGCAATCCGAGGGTGACCCTCTGGTCAAGGGGCGCATGCGATCCCTTGCCCGCGACAGGGCACGAAACCGCATGATTGCTTCCGTGCCACAGGCCACCGTTGTCATTGCCAACCCGACGCATTTTTCTGTCGCGCTACGCTATGAGCACAGCGTCGACAAGGCGCCGGTGGTGGTGGCCAAGGGGCAGGATCTGATCGCCCTCAAAATAAGACAAATCGCTGAAGAAAACGGCATTCCGGTCATTGAAAATGTTCCGCTTGCGCGGTCCCTGTTTGCCGAGAGTGAAGTTGATTTACCTATACCACCCCAGTTTTTCCGGGTAGTTGCAGAAATTTTATACTATGTGTATTCTGCCGACGGCTCGAATTACAAAACCGCTTCGGGCTAA